caatatttttattgtcaataaaagtttaacaggcacattacattgaaccccgcactaggcatggcctgtatccggttcgaaggaccatatGGAACGGCCTTGGCCATGGTCAGGTGGTGATGACTAGTGGACTGTAgtgtatatattttaaaagatgtttttatgtgaaaattatGTATTAAACTTACCTTAAATTTAACAGGCACGCCATATCTGATCCCCAGGAACTCACAGTACAATCCGTTTGACGCCAAACTACCCTCCACTTTACCCTGTTTAGtcgaaattatatatttttcatcCCCCCAAGCCACAGCTAAACTGGTGGCGATAAGCACTAAGCTGAATACGCTCATGGCCTTTGCTCTTAAAACTATAACAACTTTTTaattgtacaacgtttttatACTGATAGTTTGGAAAAACACCTTTGATGAATTAAAAAGTTAGTCGTCAATCAATTTTGTAACTTAGTACGATAGTAATAAGGATTGTTTTTTAACAACCCGTTTCACTTACGTGATGAATTTATAAATCGATTTACTAAGAATTATTGCATATTCGATGCGCGCTATCTTGATAGTTGATAATCATACctattgattattattatgaaatctGTGATGCAACGTATTAtctaacatttatttaataactcgATGATACAATTAAGCAACTCTCTCTAATACTGTCTCCAATTCATATTAAATTCGCCCCAATCCTTCGTCAACGTAATGAAATTTATAGTATCAAAATGTATGACAAACTAAGTGATAACAATTTGgattattttgaatttgtactATCGTCCCATTTCTACTGATATAGTTGTTTAACAAACTATAATTACATACCCACAGAGTGAGTAGCCTAGGTAGCTGCAGGTGCTATTATGGCATTTATGGCTGTAGTCTTCTGCAGGGCTGGTACTTCCCGAGTTGGGCTGCTCCAGATTCCAGTAGATTCTAGGTGCCAACCCTATTGTGAAActtttgtatggactgacgtttatctgacatggctatttgtaCTTTAGGCCTCATAAGCACAAGCGCTTTTTCAACGAGCGTTTGAATactttgaatgacacaaatggatatttgtatttattcacacgatggcGTTGGCGCTTTTTACTAAGCGGTGTTGGATTTTAGACTTTAAGCCTTGgtcattcaattcaatttagcGTGCAggcagattcaagcgcttttttaacgcgcgttgtgtAACGCGCTCGTGATGGGGCACTTAATAATCGGTacactgttttgtacagaaaatgacagacaaggcgtctccagtTACCAAATGCTCTAAGGGTCCGAGGCCTGTTCGATATGAGGGGAAGATTGCCGTGAGTctgttaaggacgcagctatgagtgagagcaagaaatatatattttgaccagaccaaggtcgcggtccggtGCGCCCGTCTATTAGTGCTTTTTAGAGTATCAATTTTAATCTCAGCTTTTTAAAGGTCTCAGCCAACCTAGAAATAACATCCGAACGCCATGAGAGCCTGCCTTTAGAGCTATTATAGCATGCGATGCCCTCGCTGATTTCTAGGCTTGCCAACTCTCTTAGTGGCTCCACCAAATATTGCTGCGCGAAGGGGGTTTCTTCGCGCAgcaattcgcgcacgagtgtagaAGGGGTTTAACAAATATGAGGCAGGCGACTTGTTAaatggagtccagacgagacaaattttcgccaatctgattaaattatccgatcaaatcaggacgtgcggacgcaaacgccaatttggctcgccgaatcaGAATTCAACCGCagattatgaccgatattaccgataaaatggggtgcggacgcaagaataccaatttgtgacgctattcttttcgttttggagcattttttttttacttaggcggctcaaatatcaccataaatctttaattggagattggcgccaattattttcctgatcaaatcggttgaTTTGCTCAGGTCGTCTAGACACGACTTTAATCTTGTTTTCATATTTGGAGATTTACTATTTTTACTCGTCTTTgacactatacttggtcaagcagatcttgtcagtagaaaaaggcggcaaatttgaaaaatgtaggcgcgaagggttatcgtgccatagaaaatttgaatttcgcgcctttttctactgacaagatctgcttgaccgtctatatatagttggtcaaccaaattttgtcagtaaaaaaggcgcgaaattcaaattttctatgggacgatatcccttcgcgcatacatttttcaaatttgccgcccttttctactgtcaagatctggttgaccaagtatatttacaaTGTTTACAATTTAAATGTTATCGAAAtaagatagaaaaaaaaacacacattttttttttcaaaccacTGTGACGAGCATAACTAATAGTAACTAGGTCAAGTGCAAATTCGTTTCGCAGTGTTAAAAACGCTTAAACGAAACGTATTTTTTTGACGTTTCTTGGCTGTCTGTCTCTGTCTACAAAATTGAAGCAAATCGCGTGAAAGTTTTCAGTAAAATCGATAAACTCACCTTTTCTTTCTTCAAAACATGAATAATTAGTGTGTTTACTGCTTACAAGAGACTCTTGTAACGATCGAACAGCCGCTGTAAACGAAATCCGTCCATTCTCAATAGTGCTTACGTGTGTACAAAATATCGGTACCAAATCGTGATCCTATTGTTGTGTTCAGTTATGATAGTGTAAttggaataaataataaagtgaatcGGCTTAGTTATGAATAAAAAACCCGCCCGTACTGGTCCGAAAATAAGAATAACTCGAGCGGCGTTACGACTGAAAAAAAGCGACGATCCTCCGCTATTCCAGCCGAGGGCACTCGACGAGCATAAATATATCTACACCTGCCAGTATTGCAGGTTAAAGTTTACTCAGAATAGTCAGTTCTTCCGCCACATGACGTCGAATCACGAGAGCCAGCAGAAACAGGCGACTTACGAGTGCAATAACTGTCAAGTCGTGTTTTCTAAGAAAGCTAACTTGGACTTGCACTGTCAGACGCATCATCAGGTCAAGAGTAAGTCGAGATGTGAGTCTTGCTCCATCACATTCAAGTCCAGGCACTGTCTGCGAAGACATATGAAGCTGAAACAGCTTATGACGGAGAACGCTTGCCTTAACTGTCATAAGAAGTTTACGAATAAAGACCGGTTAGCGAAACATGTCAAGAATAAGCATACGTTCAAAAACGTGACGCATCAGTGTGATATCTGCTCCGTCAAGTTTAAGGAGAAGGAATCGCTGCTGAACCATTTAAACCGTATCCACAAGAAGTTATGATTCAGGAAACATGTTATAGTTTAATTATTTGGGTTTTCGGTTCATTGTGTTTTCTGAGCTTATAAGCTTTTTTATCTGGAAAGTACTTACGAATACATGTCAGATGTAAACTTAAAAATTAAGGTCAATGaagttgttttttgtattttgtctTGCTGTGTAAACAATCACCTATTTGTGGCTTTCCACAGAGAAGGGTCCTTTTTCTTATTGGAAGGTTCTTATGTACTCTGTTATTCAGGTTACTGTGATGGTTGGGCCAATTCTgacaatatttaataacatttagaCCCCAGGGCAATGGCCAGGCCTTTGGTTATCCTGTTTCCtctgcaggggcccgtttctcaataacttgtagcttgtaatacaagtggaagtccctttctaacaaaagctgtcaaaaagtgacatccgcttgtattacaagttacaagcttttgaaaaacgggccccaggtcaaAGTAAAGGCACACAGTTTAGAGAACCATGTTCTTTAACATCCTAAAATATGTCCTATAAGAAAGAGGTGATTGATATACaggtttgttaaaaaaaaatcgtcatcACACCTAAAGCTTGCTATCTAAGTGTAATGCctcagtggacgctcgagttgggcgtagggttgccagatcgaaaggcgctattatcgggaaaaaatatcaatttttcgggattttggaagccgggaaaatgaaccatttaaattaaattaattgtattaaaaacaacgatattttacattattggcactacgtcagctgctctgcccaatctcgccacgcgcgccccgcgcgcgcgctgacgggctcgacgcaggtcgctggttcgctcgacgacagttcagaacttgaaattattgttttataacgtgatgctgtttttcgggacagttttcactttgtcgggaatcgggaacacatgctaaaaatcgggagaatcccgaccatctggcaaccctagttgggcgtgcagcggggcggggcgtgcggcgtgcataggagcggccttagtgcacgctgctcaaatcacttgggagctagatgccacgctgcacgccccgccgaacgctccactttgagcgtccactcaggtctcACAAAATTAACTCAAACGTCTTTGTCAAGGAGTGACAATTATTTAAATGTTGTAGTTCTAAAgcaatatatttgtatataaatgaCATAAAAAACCAAATAGGAGATTGATTGGTACCGACACTTATTATGAGTGGAACTTGTCGATCATAGTTTAggacaggggcccgtttctcaaaagcttgtaacttgtaatacaagtggaagtccctttctgaaAAGGTgacatcaggggcccgtttctcaaaagcttgtaacttgtaatacaagcggatgtcactttttgacagcttttgttagaaagggacttccacttgtataagaagttacaaatttttaagaaacgggccccagcttgtattacaagttacaagctttgagCAATGAACCCCTGGACTATATTTGGCTGGTTTTGAGTACTTTTTTTaacttacttttttatttctaaTATTCTTCTAGAAGTTACACTAAAATATTTGCTCTTATTAATTCACACTAATAATTtatcgcttaaaataaatttaaggaTATCTCTGTATTCCACCTTTCATAAAATGTTATGTGTCCATTTCTTTACTATTTTtgtaactaatttttttttcgtgtaaTTATCACTACTTTAGTAGTTTAGCTTTAATGTAAATAGCTAAGCAAGATTATATTTCGATTTAAGGCTTATATGTATTAAGTTGTGTTTTTATATACAGATACTAaaataattccttttttttgtagcCTTATTTCAATGTTCAACGCTATAGCTCTTGTTGTCTTATACGGTTATCTGGGGATGGGGATATGCACGCTGCTCCAGTGTGTGAGCGAGACGGCGCTATGCACGTATATAGCAATGTGCCGCTCGCACACCAGAGTGGCGTGTGGATCCACATCCAACGTGAAGATCAACAACAGCTTTTTCAACAGTGAACATTATTATAGGTAAAAGGGAAATTCTTTGTTAGATAAATGAAAATCTCACCACCAAGACAGACTTGCTCCGCCGTAGCAAGAATGTTGGCGTGTGACtgattttgtatggaaaaaaaGGAAAGGGATATCTCAAAAccgtttacagtacatatggtgctactttcccgaactagtgcgggaaagagcaggccccgtagccaacatgccaatcgctaacgctccgtagcgaacgaaacgcaaccgtcactgtcacactaatatagaagagtgatagagagacacaaagcgattcgatggcgaagcgatagcgattgtcaccttggctaggccgtcagtttccgtgcgtatgtcgaaagtttaaagtgccatatgtactgtaaaacgttgtacgatacacgtgcgaataggtaattcgcaactcgtgtcgatttgaaacgctcccttcggtcgtgttttaatttatcgccactcgtttcgaatttcctcttttccgcacttgtatcgtaaataactattataaactCCCATTTTCTGTGAGATTACTATAAATAGCTTAAGTTCTGTACTTATGACGTTTGGCAGTAATTTTGGAGaaggtatttatttttttctcgaATAATATAGTTTAAGTATTAAAGCTTTCTATACAGAAGTAAAATattgttgtattttttcttcCCCAAAGGGGATAGAGCTGTGAAGcgtgttttcatttatttttgtgattaTCTGAGAGCATTAAGCATGTGCCAGACCAGACGGCAGACAACCAGTTTCTGCAACCTTGATACCTTGGTTGGTCTTGTTGATGACCTTGGTAGAAGCGCGGCTGTCTACATGATTTACAACAAGCCCAAAACTTCATGGTTGGCACAGCACGCCTGTCTACCAAGGGCGTTTAAAGGTTGTGCAGAATTTGGTTTCAACCACTTGCTACATCATAGCTTAAAACCACTGTTTTTCTACCTAGGTCATCTTGCAGAAACTGTGGTTGTCTGGCACATGCtataacttcgattgtatggttTGTATGGGAGCGGCATTTTCGCGGCGAGTTCGTGAAACTTAAGTTACTTTGACAGTAACAGTGAGCTGGGTTTCCATTTTTTTAGTTAAGCTTACCAGACTAGTGAAGAATAAAGACTCCCCACACAGAGCTGTTTCTCATAATGTTGCATAATGCAGATAGCATGCATATACTATTAGAGAGGTTTTAGTTAGGTTGAAATGGCTAGTATCAGGATATTTTTATACTCCTTAAGGTGTATAAACAAAAAGGAAGGAATTGAAAGACTCGCACGCTTCTGGTAAGGTTCGGTAAAAtgaaggcgcgaagggatatcgtcccatagaaatttttaatttcgcaccttttttaattgacaagatttgcttgatatACCTACTAAGTATATCTATTTGCTTGATAAAAAAGATTCCGacgaattgagaacctccttttttgaagtcggttactgattttttaatttaaatgtatacTCTTTATTGTTTACTAGTCTCTGGCTTATAATACCCATcaatgtatatttttataagtagtGAGAAATGTGTAAAGAAATAAAAACTCGATTAACCTTAAAGCGTTTtactacctatacatacaatcCTGATTCTTCATAtgtggcattatctatgaaaagggaccttttgtcgatggcgcttacgccgcacagcgtcgtgcGGCACTGTATTTATATcgaagcatcgttaataatggcgcaTATAAagtcctgaggggctaccgcgaaaaccgaaattcgcaatttgcggagatctttctcttttactccaatgaaggcgtaattatagACAGatagcccgcaatttgcgaacttcgattttcgcggttatagccctgacttTACATCCTACCGATATgaataagaattggcgtaggcactgtTTTTTACGAAAGCCACAATCTTTCCCGTTCATGCCCCTAAAATGCAACCGCTCTATAATCCGGCCCTCGGCTGTGAAACTGCCGGATTATAGAGTGACACCTGTCACTAACAGCCGGCTTGGCGAGCGCcttaagtacagtcgccatcagatacatcggagcggccaaggtgttcacaatatctgaacaagcactctaacgccttgacaatagaggcgtgttcagatatttgtgagcattccacgactcttctctttccgcacagactctatagggtctctagttaataataaacaaatgtgcatcaaattactttaatatttattaatttatctcATATCTGCGAACGTGGTCACTTGGTCAGcgaaatatgtacagtcagcagcaatagttgctaagcgggggaggtgttcaaaatgatcttgacgcgagaataagagcgcgtcaaggtaattttgaacacctcgcccgcttagcaatttctgctgctcACTGTACCCAACCAAAAATAGGCATTTCAAAGCAAtaggaaatacaaaaaaaaattctcataTACAAGATATATTTAACTTTTTAGagatttaatttaaacaaatattacaataaatattgtCTATATGTTACCTATAAATAGGGCTGCCATCCGTCCGGGTTTCCCCAATTTGTCCTAGTTTGGAGGCCATCCGGggaggtttttaaaaagtgtttaggacactttagaataaaaaaaaagcgtatATCTATGTCCGTGTTCGGCGAATTTAGAGATGGCAGCCCTACCCATAAATAGCCAAATCCAAGCCCGATAacattaaaatgaataaataaggtATACTTTGATAACTTAAAAagtggggtaattttgaaaatggcaattaTATCTGCTAAACTAGAAGCACTTTGTACTGTAGCAACAGTTACCAAGATACCTTGGTAAGCATTGCAGCACCGCAAGGTGCCTTACTCTAATTGCAAAGTTACCCCATGCATTACATACCCTActatgaaaattaaatttaaaaatctgcCCAACTGTTTATGATACCAATTGTGTCAACATGTAGATGTCCCATAAAGCTTAACACAGATGGCGCTGCAAGGActctttatagttcgttttttttagcattagaaataaggtaaacaatcttgatgtgtcttttaattgaaaaacgcattttaaaaataagttacggcaaatatgtaacaattatgaatctaatgtgatcatttatattcttctgctttcataagtaatagtttttgatttttaaaaagcgtttttcaattaaaagacatgtcaagatcgcttaccttcttgcaagttctttctaatgctaaaaaaacgaactatagtagctAGCATATACATGGCTTTATTTACtgataaaaaaacttaactATGTGATGATAACAGCAAATAACTTCATATTTCACCATTCTATATGATATCTGAAGACTTAACAAGTTTACCATTCAAAAATCCCATTTTATGCTTTTCCCGAACATGTCTGACTAGATGGTCCTTCCGTTTGTAAGTCTGTGAACACAACGGACACACTACAAACTGATTCAGATGCTGCGACTTCACATGGCGGAGCATATGGTCTCTCCGCTTAAACGATGTCTGACAGTGCGGACAGATGTGCCTCTCCGTTAGCAGATGCGTCAACTCGTGTTTCTCTAACTCTGGCAGACTACCACATTCATATTCACACTCTCTACAGTGATAAATCTGAGGCCCCGTAGCGTGTTTCCTCTTTATATGCTTCAGAAGTAAATCTTGACGTTTGTGGTCTTGCCCGCACACGGGGCATAAGCAGAACTTCTGATTAGAATGTAGACTTTGCATGTGTCGCTTTAAGTGATCCTGTCGTCTAAAAGTAGCGGTGCAAATGCCgcaagtaagtatttttttctgcccGTGCATTTCGATATTGTGGTGTTCGCATTCTGCTTGGTTTTCGAACGTGAGATCGCAGTGGGAACAGTAGTTGTTGAATTCAGTGATTCTTTCATTAGATCGTGGTGTGATCGTAACTTGACTCGCGAAAGGATGTAACATGTACTTGCTACTCTCGGACCCATCCAAATAGTAACTCGTTTTCACACTTTCCACCATTGTTTTTGATAAAACAGTACGTATGTTTGAGGATAGAAGTTTAGTTAAGCATTGTAAATTCAGTAAACGATTCCTTTACGTGAAAATAAGTGGTAAACATGAAATTTtagcataaataaatacatttcgtTCATATAGTTCATTAGGTTCATACACAGATTGACACAAACAAATGACACAATTGATTGACATTGACAGCagacctttttttttaaagcgccctccacactcgtacgcgaatcgcggcgcgaagctgcGAACGCGCGCCAatttgatgaaattgtccgatcgaatcaggtcGTGTGGGCACAAACCCCA
Above is a window of Cydia amplana chromosome 26, ilCydAmpl1.1, whole genome shotgun sequence DNA encoding:
- the LOC134660327 gene encoding zinc finger protein 782-like encodes the protein MNKKPARTGPKIRITRAALRLKKSDDPPLFQPRALDEHKYIYTCQYCRLKFTQNSQFFRHMTSNHESQQKQATYECNNCQVVFSKKANLDLHCQTHHQVKSKSRCESCSITFKSRHCLRRHMKLKQLMTENACLNCHKKFTNKDRLAKHVKNKHTFKNVTHQCDICSVKFKEKESLLNHLNRIHKKL